In Gemmatimonadaceae bacterium, the genomic stretch CGGAACGCAGCGCCACCTCGCGACGGATCACCACCAGCCCCGCGGCCTCGGCCGACCGTTCCGCGGCCAGGCAGAGGAGGGCGCACCCGCACACCACGAACGTGGCGCCCAGCAGCGCGCGATTCGAGATGCGCCGGTTGCTCCACCGCCACAGCGCGCCACCAAGTGAGAGCAACGCCCCAACGCCGAGCAGCACGAGCCACGCCGTGCCAGGTGCCACCGGCACGATCGCGGTGCGCAGCTCACCGCCGGCGGTGTACGGTGCGAGCCACTCGCGGGCACGGCCGCCGGACGGCGCCAGTCGCACGCTCCGCTGCCAGGCCACGATCGCTCCTGCCGTGTCGGCGCGCATCCAGTGCGCAGCGCCGAGGTTCGTCCACGCCGCGACACTGCGTGGTTCGTCCGCAGCGGCGCGCGCGAATGCCGCGACGGCGGCCGCGAAATCCCGGTGCCGGTAGGCCGCGAGCCCGCTCGCGAAGGACGACGGCTGCGCATGCAGCCCGGTGGCCGGCAGCAGCAGCGCCACGACCAGCAGCGCCCCGGAGATCGCAGCGAGGCGCCGCTGGCCCGAGGCCGAGATCTCGCGCCGGAGCTGCTCCGCCACCGACGTCACCTCGCGATCGAGGTCACGCAACACTGCCGCGTCGATGGGGCCGCTGCGACCGAATGTGAGCAGGTCGAGTCGCAGGAGCAGCGCACCCGCTGCCTCGGATGCGTCGGTCGTGACCCCTGCGCGGCGGAGGCGCCGCACCACCTCGACCACCTCGAAGGGTTCATCGCGCCGCAGCAGCACCATCGGCGCGAGCACGTCGAGGTAGCGTCGACGGAGGCCGGCCAGGCCATCGTCAGCGACGTGCCCTGCGGCCTGCGGCCCCCGCGATGCACCGGTGTGGCGGCGGCGGCGAACGCGGTGCCAGGCGCGGCGCACCACGAGCGCAAGCCAGGGGAGCCCGAGCCCCACGGCCAGCGCGCGATACCACCAGGTCGCCGTGACATCGCGATCGTCCACCACCTGCCAGCGCAGCAGCGGCAGCGCATCGGCGGCGGGCTCCTCGTCATCCACCTCGGGCGCCGCGCCTGCCGCCACTCGCAGTGCGCCCGCCGGTGCGGTCGCCTCCTCGTAGCGGCCCTGCACCGGGTTGAAGTACGGGTACCGCACGACACCGAGGTCGAGCAACCCTTCCGTGCGTGGGGTGACGAGGTAGCGGAACGTCTTGCTGCCGCGCACGATGAGGTCACTGCTGTCCACCGCGATCGTCTCGCCCGACGGGCTGACGATCGCACCCGGGATGTCCAGCACCGGCGGCGGCAGGAGCTTCACGTTCCCGGTGCCGTCCACGCGCACGGAGAGCAACACGGCATCACCAACGCGACCGGTGGGTCGCTCGAGCTGCGCACGGACGGTGTAGACGCCGACGGCACCCGCGAACGAGGCCAGCCGGCCCGCGACCGGCAGCTCACGGACCACCACGCTGCGGGCCGGCGTCACCGCAGCCTTGCGGTCCTGGCGGCCGAACATCGTGCCCGCCCCGCCGAGCGTGTAGACGAGGCGCGCGGGCGGGATCGGCAGCACGCCGGCGCGCAGCGGGAAGAGCGCGCGCGCGAACACGAACGGTCGGTAGCGCACACCGTCCACGTCGCGTGAGGGCAGCTCGTCGTTGAGCACCGGCAGTTCGTACGCGACGGCACCATCGACCGACGGCGCGATGTACTCCGGGTTCCGCTGCAGCTGTGCGCGCAGTTCGTCGTCGATGAACACGCCCACCTGCAGCGTGACCTGCTCGCCCGCCCAGACGGTGTCGGGCGTCACGAGCGAGTGGAAGTTCACCAGCGTCGCCCGCGTGAGCGCGGCCCGGCTGACGATCGCGGGCACGGCGTTCGTCGGTGGCGGCAGCACCACCACCTGCTTCGGGGTGCTCGCTGCGCGCTGCGTGCCGAGCGTGGCCACCACCGCGCCGAACTGCAGCACGCCGGGGGCCGTCGCCCGCAGCACGTACCGCATCTCGCGCGTCGCCACCGCCTGCCCGAACCCACCGCCGAGCCGCGTCACGTCGGTGACGAGCTGGATGGTGGCGCCGGGCACGGAGGGGGCGCTGAGCTGCGGCGCCGTGTTGCCCTGCACCGTGGCGCGCAGCACGAACGGCACGGCCGCGCGTGC encodes the following:
- a CDS encoding BatD family protein, giving the protein MSITVGVLLQIAVSAQVPDTIPARAAVPFVLRATVQGNTAPQLSAPSVPGATIQLVTDVTRLGGGFGQAVATREMRYVLRATAPGVLQFGAVVATLGTQRAASTPKQVVVLPPPTNAVPAIVSRAALTRATLVNFHSLVTPDTVWAGEQVTLQVGVFIDDELRAQLQRNPEYIAPSVDGAVAYELPVLNDELPSRDVDGVRYRPFVFARALFPLRAGVLPIPPARLVYTLGGAGTMFGRQDRKAAVTPARSVVVRELPVAGRLASFAGAVGVYTVRAQLERPTGRVGDAVLLSVRVDGTGNVKLLPPPVLDIPGAIVSPSGETIAVDSSDLIVRGSKTFRYLVTPRTEGLLDLGVVRYPYFNPVQGRYEEATAPAGALRVAAGAAPEVDDEEPAADALPLLRWQVVDDRDVTATWWYRALAVGLGLPWLALVVRRAWHRVRRRRHTGASRGPQAAGHVADDGLAGLRRRYLDVLAPMVLLRRDEPFEVVEVVRRLRRAGVTTDASEAAGALLLRLDLLTFGRSGPIDAAVLRDLDREVTSVAEQLRREISASGQRRLAAISGALLVVALLLPATGLHAQPSSFASGLAAYRHRDFAAAVAAFARAAADEPRSVAAWTNLGAAHWMRADTAGAIVAWQRSVRLAPSGGRAREWLAPYTAGGELRTAIVPVAPGTAWLVLLGVGALLSLGGALWRWSNRRISNRALLGATFVVCGCALLCLAAERSAEAAGLVVIRREVALRSEPALAGETGARARGGELATVTDSSETWRRLSLAGGRSGWVEVDALRSLAARDARDVARAEARTADGPVP